GCGTGGTCACGGTGAGCGCCGCCGGCAGGTTCGACAGCGGGTACAGGGCGCCCGAGAGGAAGAAGATCGGCATCACCAGGAAGTTCATCACCAACTGGAACCCCTGCATGTCCTTCAGCGTCGCCCCGATGATGGTGCCCAGCGCGGCGAACACGACCGCGATCAGCGCCATGAACAGGGCGCCCAGGAGCCCCCCGGCCGCGTCGTGGGGGCGGAACCCGGCGATCAGGCACACCGTCAGCACGAGCGTGCCCTGGGCCAGCGCCGTCGTCGCGCCGCCGAGCGTGCGCCCCACCATGATCTGGATGCGCGGCACCGGGGCGACGAGCGTCTCCTTGAGGAACCCGAACTGCCGGTCCCACAGCAGGCCCGCGCCCGAGAAGATCGAGGAGAACAGGATCGTCATCCCGACCACGCCCGGCGCGACGAACTGGAGGTAGTCGCCCTGGCCGGCGCGCTCGAACACCGGCCCCAGGCCGAACCCGAGCACCAGCAGGTACATCAGCGGCTGGCCGAGCGACGCGAGCACCTGCGCCCGCGAGCGCAGGTACCGCTTCACCTCCCGCAGCCACAGCGCGTATACCACCGCCATTCACTTCCTCCACATCCGCGCCATCTGGCGCATCTGGTCCGCGGAGCCGGCGGACTCGTCGCGGATCGACGTGCCGGTCAGCGCGAGGAACGCCTGTTCGAGCGACTCGGTCCCGGTCTGCTGCTTCAGCTCCTGCGGGGAGCCCTGGGCCACGATGCGCCCGTGGTCTATAATCGCGATCCGGCCCGCGACGCGCTCGGCCTCGTCCATGTAGTGCGTCGTCAGGAACACCGTGACGCCCTCGGTGCCGTTCAGGTGCTTCACGTGGGTCCAGAGCTGGTTGCGACTCTGCGGGTCGAGCCCCAGGGTCGGCTCGTCGAGGAACAGGATCTTCGGCGTGTGCAATAGCCCGCGCGCGATTTCCAGTCGGCGCTTCATCCCGCCGGAGAACGTCTTGACGCGGTCGTTGCGCCGGTCCCAGAGTTCAAACAGCGTGAGCAGCGTCTGGGTGCGCTCGACGCGGACCTTCCGGGGGACGTGGTAGAGCACGCCGTGCAGGTCCATGTTCTCGCGCGCGGTCAGGTCGTGGTCGAGGCTCGGGTCCTGGAACACGATCCCGAACCGGCGCCGGACCTCCAGCGGGTGGGTCGCGGGGTCGAGGCCGTCGATGGTGATGGAGCCGCTCGTGGGGCGCAGGAGCGTCGTGAGCATCTGAATGGTGGTCGTCTTGCCCGCCCCGTTGGGTCCGAGGAACGCGAAGATCTCGCCCGGCTCAACGGCGAACGTGATCCCGGCGACGGCGGTGACCTCGCCGAAGGTCTTGGTCAGTTCATGCACGCGGATCATCGGCACCTCCCGAGTGTGAATCCTAGGTGGCCCCGGGCCGCGCGTCCGCGCGACGATCGGGCGCTTATTGGCGCAATCCGATCCGCTCCACAACCGGGGCAGTCGAATCGCCAACGAGTGCCCAGCGCAAACGTTTCACGTGCAGTGCTCGACCGCCGTTCTGCGAGACCGTTCATGAAAATCGTTCCCCGCGTGCCGTTCCTGTTCGCGTTGCCGCTCCTGGTTTGCGCCACGAGCGGACCGGGCGCCGCGGCCGATCCCGCACCGACGCTCGCGGAAATTCTCAAAGACTACGAATCGCTCGGGCTGCCGCTCCCGCCCAAAACCGCCAAGTTCGTGCGGTACCGGGGCTTCGCGCGCGAAGAAGATGAGCCGGTGGGATACGGGCTCGCGTTTGAACTCAAACCGGGCACGAAGACCGAAAACCCGGTGCTCCTGGACGGAACCTACGAGTGGCACACCGAGCGCGACCCGCGCGCGCAGGAGGTGAAACCGAACCGCGACGCGCTCAAGGGCACCGAATTCTCCGCGGACGAGGCGCTGGTTCTCGCCGTCCAGTGCCAGTCGCGCGGGTGGACCGATCTGGCCCAGGCGCTCTACGAGCGGAGCCAGAAACAGAGCGAGAAGAGCCCCCGGGAGCTGCTGACGGACCGGGCCGTGGGGTACTGGTGGGGGAACGTGACTCACCCCACGATCGACCGCGCCATCGTGATCAAGCGCCTCAAAGAATTGATGAGGCGCGATCCCAAGTTAGACGACGAGGCCAGTCGCGAGCTGATGCGCGGGCTGGAACTGGCACTCGTCCCGAGCACGGCCAAGCCCGGGAGCGCCGAGGCACTCATTGACGCGCTGGTGGACTACCACGCGGAAATCGGCCGCGAGATCATTTCCCCGCACGGTCCCGCGTATTGGCGGATCGCCGAACTGGGATTCGATGCCGTTCCCGCGCTGATCGAGCACCTGGGGGACGACCGACTGACGCGGGCCGCGATGGTCGGGTTCAACAACTTCGGAACCTGGAACCTGCGCGTCGGAGACGTAGTCGGCGACCTCCTGGAGGGGTTGGCCGCCGAAAAATTAGCGCGCGGCACCGACAAGGAGGACGTCGGCGGGGGCTGGCTCCGGCGGCAACAGGGCTGGCGCATCAGGAAAGTCGCCGCAACGGAGTGGTGGGCAAAGGCGCAAAAGCAGGGCGAAGAGGCGTACTTGTTGGATCGCGTTCTCCCGTCCGCGCCCGAACGTGACCGGCGCGCCGGGGCTAACGAGCACCTACTGCGGGTGATCGCGGCCAAGTACCCCAAACAGGTACCGGTCCTTTACCGGAAGGTGCTGGACCAGCGCCCCGAACTCGACAGTTCGGCTCTCGTCGAAACGCTGGCCCGGGGTTCCACCCCGGTGAAGGACAAGCTCGATCTGCTCGCGCGCGGTGCCGAACATAAGGACTACGCGCACCGACTGCCGGCACTGCGGGAAATCAAGAAACTGGACCAGAAGCGATTCGACGCCCTGCTGCTCGCAACCATTGAGAACTTCCCGAAGGACGTGCCCGGTAAGTACGCGCTCTGCAACGCGGGGCCGATTGCCGCGCTCGCGATCGAGTCGACCGACCCGCGGGTGTGGGCCGTGCTGGAGAAGGTCGCGAAGCGGTCCGCTCTCGGGGTACGGATGGAACTGCTGAGCGAGTTCGGCGATCCGCAAGAACTGCGGCACCGGGTAGAGCGGTTACGGCTACTGGCGGCCTTTCTCGACGACTCCGAACTCCAGGACGTCAAAGCCGACGAGCGGTTCGTTATTCCGAACGGGGGGTACCGGCACGACCGGATCGAGGTGCGGGACTACGTCGCACTCGACCTCGCGGACCTGCTCGAAATCAAGGTCAAGCCCAAGGACGTCCGCACGCCGGCGGAATGGGCCGAGATCCGCGCCAAGGTTCGCGAGAGTCTGAAGCGCGAACTCGACAAAATGAAGTGATTCGCGCCCAGCGCCTGCGGTGTTTCCGGAACGTACCGACTCGGGAACCCAAGATCAGAGCTGGCCGCCCGTCAGCGGGTGCCGAGCGCGCGGTCGAGGTTGAACGCGGCCGAGATCAGTGCCAGGTGCGTGAACCCCTGCGGGAAGTTGCCGAGCGCCTCGCCGCTCGGCCCGGTCTGCTCGCCGAACAGCCCCAGCGGGCTCCCGTACCCCAGCATCTGCTCGAACCGCAAGCGGGCCTCTTCGAGGCGCGCCGGATCCGTTTTCCCGGCCCGCGTCAGCGCCTCCACGAGCCAGAAGCTGCACATGTTGAACGTCCCCTCCGAACCCTCCAGCCCGTCGTGCGTGGCCTTGTAGTCGTACCGGTACACCAGCCCGTCCGCGGCCAGCCCGCCCTTCGTTGCCGGGGTGCGGATCGCGTCCACGGTCGCGAGCATGCGCGGATCATCTGGCGCCATGAAGAACGTGAGCGGCATGAGCAGCAGCGCCGCGTCCAGGTTGTCGGCCCCGTAGGACTGCACGAACGACTTGCGCGTGTCGCTCCACCCGCGCGCCATCACCTGTTCGTACACTGCGTCCCGCGCGGCCAGCCACTTCGCCCGGTTCGCCGGCAGGGACCGCTTGTCGGCCAGGCGCAGCCCGCGGTCCAGGGCCACCCAGCACATGAACCGCGAGTACACGTGGTCCTTGCGCGCGCCTCGAGTCTCCCACACGCCTTCGTCGGGCCGGTCCCAGTTGTCCGCGACCCAGTCCACCAGCCCGCGGAGCGACACCCAGGAGTCGTAACTCACCGGACGCGCGTACTTGTTGTGCAGGTACACCGCGTCCATGAGTTCGCCGTACACGTCGAGCTGCAACTGCCCGTGCGCCCCATTCCCGACCCGCACCGGGCGCGACCCCATGTACCCGTCCAGGTGCGGCAGCTCGTACTCGGTCAGGTCGGATCGGCCGTCCACCGCGTACATCAGTTGCAGCGGGGCGCCGCAATGCGATTCGTGCTCCTTCCACCGCGCGCCGAGCCAGTCCATGAACCGGGCCGCCTCGTCCGCGAACCCGATCCGCAGGAACGCATACACGGTGAACGCGGCGTCCCGGAGCCAGCAGTACCGGTAGTCCCAGTTGCGGTGCCCCCCGACCCCTTCGGGCAAACTGGTCGTCGGGGCCGCGACAATGGCGCCGGTCGGTTCGTAGGTGAGTAGCTTGAGTGCCAGGGCCGAGCGGTGGACGGTCTCGCGCCAGCGCCCGTGGTACGTACACCGGCCCAGCCACCGCTGCCAGTACGCGACCGTCGCGCGGAACCGCTCCTCGGCCTCCCCGGTTCCCGGGCACCGCCCCGGGGCCGCGTCCCGGTCGATGGTGCGGAGAACGAACGTCGCGCTCTCGCCCTCGCCCAGGGTGAACGCGCCGGCCACGCCGTCCCGGTCCCGGCGCAGCGGAACGGACGCGGCCAGCCCCAGCGACAGCCCCGGCCCGTCGAACCGGGCGCCGTGCTCGTTCACGTGGGTGTCGTGTTGTGCCCGCGCGTAGTCGAACGCGGGCCGGCACTCCAGGGCGAACGGGAGCCGTCCGCGCACCACTCGCACCCGGCGCACCAGTTGCTCGTCTACGGGCGTACCCACCCCGACCGGCATGTAGTCCTCGACCTCGGCGATCCCGTCCGGGTGCAGGAACCGGGTCACCAGCACATTCGTATCGGGCCAGTAATACTGCTTGTGGCGCACGCGCTCGGCGGTCGGCGCGATCCGGAAGAACCCGCCCTTCTTGTCGTCGAGCAGCGCCCCGAACACGCTCGGAGAGTCGAACCGCGGCAGGCACAGCCAGTCGATCGACCCGTCGAGTCCGACGAGCGCGGCGGTGCGCATGTTCCCAATCACCCCGTAGTTCTCAATCGGCTGGTACGGCATGCGTGAAGGCTCCGAGCGCGGTTGGGCGCGGGCTACGCAGGAAGCAATTTCCGCGCCCGAGTAACGACGTGTCACGAGCTCGGACAGCGCTTCTCAGGACCGGAGCCGACCGAGCGCGAACCGCACACCGTCGAGCAGGACGTCCGGGCCGCGCCGGTCGAGGGCCAGCACGCGGCGGTTACCGTTTGCGTCGTCGAGCCGCAGCGCCGGGCGCCCGCTCACATCAACCACGTCCCACGAGCCGACCGCGTGCTCGCGCCCGGTGCGGCTCGCGGACAGTCCGCCCGCGCCGACCGTCACCTGAGTTTCCTTCACCCACTCGTAGATCCCGTCGGGCCGGAGCGCGTACCGCTCCTCGACCGTGTACCCGCCCGCACCGGGCGTGCTGCGGTACGCATCGGCGCTGACCAGCGCGGCCCCGGACAGCACCGCGATCCAGGCTTCCATCGCCGGACTCACGAAGCTCACGTACCCGAGGAGCCGCGCGCACTCGCGCCGCAATTCGGGTTCGGCCAAACGTGCGTGGTTGAACGGCGCGAGGAGGAACAGCTCGGCAGTGTCCGGGTTGCGGATCGCCCCGATGAACGGAACGGCCGGGTCGCGGCGGTTGAGGATCGTGGCCCCGTTCGCGCCGACCGGCCCGAGTGCGGCCATCAGTTCGTACTGTGACGCCAGATCGCCCGCGGGGTCGTCGGCCGGGTCCGCGCGGGTCACGCCCAGCCCGAACTGCCCGTGGACCGGCCCGAACAGGTACACGCCCGGCGCGGACGCCAGCCCGCACTCGGCCGGCGCGTCGATGAGCATCCGGAACTCGGGAATTCGCAGCACACCCATCTCCTGAAACTGGTGAACCCCGTCCTCGACCGCGCGACACTCGGTCTGACTGTAGCCAGCCGCGGTGAGGCGGGCCAGCGGACTCTTAATCAGCGAGCCGTTAAAATGAGACCGCCGCAAAAAACGTGGACACCGGACCGGTTCGACTGGAACTACTTCACAGCGTATCCGACCGCGAGACGGGTGGTGATCGTGGCGCAGACGACCGAAATGATCCGCGCACTGACGCGCGGGATGGCCGCCGAAGCCTCTACCGAGCCGGACCCGGAGCTGATCCGGCGGTTCCTCGGCTCCGGCGGTGAGGACGTGTTCGAGATCCTGGTCCGGCGCCACGGCCCGATGGTGTACCGGGTGTGCCGGCGGGTCGCGGGGCACGAGCAGGACGCCGAGGATGCGTTCCAGGCCACGTTCCTGGTCCTCGCCCGGAACCTGCGTGCGCTGCGGCACGTGCCGTCGCTCGCGAGCTGGTTGCACGGCGTCGCCCGTCGAGTGGCCCTCAAAGCGAAAGCGCGAGTGGCCGCCCTGAAGCGCCGCGAGCAACGCGCCGCCGCGCCCGAATCGACCGCACACGTCGATCCGGCGTGGTCGGACGTGGGCGCCGCGCTCGACGAGGAGCTGGGCCGGCTGCCCGAGCGGTGGCGGTTGCCGCTCGTGCTCTGCTACCTGGAAGCGCGCACCCAGGACGAAGCCGCACGCGAACTCGGTTGGGGCAAGAGCACGCTGCGCCGGCGTCTGACCGAGGCCCGCGCCGCACTCGCGGCCCGGCTCGCGCAGCGCGGCGTCTGGCCCACGGTTCTCGCCGGGGTTCTGGTGTCCGATTGCACGTCGCCGGCCGCGCTGCCGCGGGAACTCGTCGGCCCGACGGTCGGGGCCGCGGCAGCGATCGCGTCCGGGCGCCCGGGCCCCACCGTGGCGGCCGGTGTTTCAAACCTGACGGAAGGAGTGTTCACCGTGTCTCGGTTGAAACTGAAGGTCGCGGCCCTCGTCGCGGCGGTTTTGGTTCTGGGTGCGGGCGCCCCCCTTCGCGTCTCGTCCGCCGAACTGCCCGCCGGTCCCGCGGGCGTCGAGGAAATCAGAACGGCCGACGGCCCCGGCCCCCAGAAGGCCGATACGAAGCCGGCGGACGAGCTGGAGCGGTGGCAGGGGCGCTGGCGCGTCACGACCGCGGCCATCAACGGCAAGGACCGCAAGGACGAGCGCATCGGGCTGGCAGAGATCGTGGTGACCGGCAAGAAGGTGACGCTCCGGTTCCGGCACGGCAGCCCCACGGAGGGCGCCTCGGTCGACGGCGAACTGGAACTCATCCCGATTAAGGCGAAGAAGGGCGCACTCGCGGACCCGGGCTTCATCGTCCACATGCTGATCCCCGTCACCGGCAACTACCACTTCACGAACGGTCAACTGGTGATTTGCTACTACGAGCCCGGCAGCGAGGAGGGGGCCGAGCGCCCGGCCGGGTTCGGCTCCCAGGAAGGTTCCAAGCGGGAACTGTACCGGCTCGAACGGGTCGTGGACAAGGAACCGCCCGCGCAACTGACTCCGAAGAAGCGAGCTCAGGCGCCGGGCGAGTTCGGTGAAGGCCCCGAACCGGCGGTCCCTGATCTCTCCGGTCGGTGGCAAGGCGACGAGTGGGGCCAGATCGAACTCGCGATGACGAAGCGGGGCACTTACGTGGGCACGTACACGGACACGTTCGGCCCGGTGAAGGGCTCGGTCACGCTGGAGTGGGTGCCGCGTGAGCAGCGGTTCCACGGTACCTGGGGAGAGGGGAAGGACCGGTTCGGCACGATCTCCGTGCGCCTACACGGGCGCGAGATCCGCGGGGCGTTCACCACCGACCCGGCGTCCCGGATCAGCCCCGGCAGCCCCGCGCTGTCCGACCTCAAGTGGGTTCCGCAACCGACCCGCTGACGATGTGACGCGATCTCGGTTTGTTGCTCTCTGTGCCGGCCTCGCGGTGGCCGGCTTGTCGCGGCTCCCAATCCGCACCCGCGTGACTCCGTATCGCCCTCGAATGCCTGCGGTTTAAGCCACGAGTGCCTTTCGCAAGAGCAGTACACGACGGAGGTCTGAGTTCTACGCGACCAATTTTTTCGATCTTCTGAACGAAGCCAAATCCTCATAAAAACACGTGGTTCACCACGTGATCGCACTCCTGATGGGTGGGCCGCCAGCTCTCCAAGCGGCACATTGGCGCATCGGTTGCATTGTGCCACGCGGTTCACGTTTACCTGACCACAAACGAAGCACACGAACTCGTTCCCGCAACCCACACGGCCCGGCCGTGGTGGAGTCTTATTGCCCGCGTCCGGGCCGAACTGTCCTCGCGCGGCGCCGACCGCGCCCGAACCCGATCGATAGCCGTTGCCTGCGACCGCTAACCGCACGTTGTGGAGCTCTCAGTTATGGCGTATGTCACCCCCGCCGAACTCGCGTCGAAAATGATCGACGCGGGCGAGGCCAAGATCTTCATGTCCACCCGGGACACGCTCATCCGCGCGTTCATGGCCGGGGCCATCCTCGCGCTCGCGGCCGCGTTCGCGGTGACGATCACGGTGAACACCAAGGAGCCGCTCGCCGGCGCGCTGCTGTTCCCGGTCGGGTTCTGCATGCTCTACCTGCTCGGGTTCGACCTCCTCACCGGCGTGTTCACGCTGGCGCCGCTGGCCCTGCTCGACCGGCGCCCGGGCGTCACCGTGGGGGGCGTGCTGCGCAACTGGGGGCTGGTGTTCGTCGGAAACTTCGCGGGCGCGATGCTCGTCGCCGTGTTCATGGCGATCACGTTCACGTTCGGGTTCTCCGAGGAGCCGAACGCGATCGGGCAGAAGATCGGGCAGATCGGCGAGTCCCGGACCGTGGGCTACGCGGCACACGGCGCCGCCGGCATGCTCACGCTGTTCGTCCGGGCGGTGATGTGCAACTGGATGGTGTCGACGGGGGTCGTGGGGGCGATGATGTCCACCTCGGTGTCGGGCAAGGTCATCACGATGTGGATGCCGATCCTGGTGTTCTTCTACATGGGCTTCGAGCACTCCATCGTGAACATGTTCCTGTTCCCGTCCGGGCTGATGCTCGGGGGGAACTTCACGTGGGGCGACTACTTCATCTGGAACGAGATCCCGACCGTGCTCGGCAACCTCGTCGGCGGGCTGACGTTCGTCGGCGCGACCCTGTACGTCACGCACTACAAGACGTCTCCGGCCCGCGTCGCGACGACCACAGTGGCGCCGGCCGCGGTCGCAACGCGCTCGGCTTCCCCGGTGCTGGAGAGCCCGGTCCCGGCGCCGCGCCAGCAGGACGAGTGCCTGGTGGGGTGAATGGCGATTCTTGGCGAACGGCCGGTGTAAACCAGCCGGTGAGGGCTCTCGTCCAGAGGATCGCCACTTGCCCCACCTTAACTTGGGATGACGTCTTGTGATTCCGCCCGCTGCCCTTGCGGGCGGAATTCGCCGGTCCCGGTGATATTGGGGACGAGCCCAGTGCTCGTCCCTGTTTTTGCTTCACATTCAAACAGCCACGTCTTCAACCCGGCCCAGAATTTCAGACCCACGGTTACCGCTCTCGGCGGCGCGCCTCTCGTAGTCGCGTAGCACATTGCGTCGGTACAGGTGGGCGGGTAATTTCGGTGCACAGTGCCGCACACGAAACACTATTCGGCCACACGAGGGAGCACCGCGTGGGACGCACGAGTCAGTCCGCCAAACCGATCGTCCAACAGTTGGTAGATGCGTCGCGTGCCAACACCGACCGCTACCACCTTGATGCAAAGCTCTTCGATCCCGTGTACGCGAACGCCCGTCAATTATTGAGCGACCGCCGAAGGGATCGTGTGGAATCCCCTATGCCGTGTCACGCCGACTTCGTATCGGCATTCGTTGACGGCCGGTCGTTCCTGGGGGACGAGGGGGAGGTTCTGACCGTTGCCGTTCGGGAAGTCGGTCGCCTCGTTGTCACATCCGGCCGGATCGTCGTCTGCGATCCGAACTACGGCAGTGGGCACGAGCCCCTGGCGCGGTCGGTACCGGTCGGAACGTACCCGGTCCTCTTGTCTTCGGCAAACGACCGGATCGCTTGCGCGATGCTCCGTATTCGCGATATCGAGCCGGTTCTGTGGGAGATGGCCGTTTGGCCGGGGCAGAACCCCGCCGATCTCGAAGGGGATCAGTTCTACGGGTACGGTGTCGATGCCGGAACCGGAGCGTTTCTCGACGCCGACCAGAATCAGTACCTCGACAAACTGGCGGACGAAGCCCTGTTCGACGGAACCAGAATACCGGGAGACCCCTTCTCCGGAGAGTGGGCCGAGCGGGTACTCGCCGAGAAGACCGGGGGCAACCTGATCGCTTTCTCCTCGGGGTACGGCGACGGGCGGTACCCCTCATACTGGGGGCTCGACGAGCGGGGGGACGCCGTCTGCCTCGTAACCGATTTTGGCCTCTTGGTGGATCACCCCGGAGTGAGCTTCTCCCTTACCGGAGCGTTCTGCCGCCCGCCCGGTGAGGTGCGGCACCGCGCGCTCGAGCTGGCCGATCTTGTGATGGAGATCATCCCGGGCCAATCCGCGGACCGGAGCATCATTGTCGGTTTCCTCGGTCCCAAGGCGGACTCGGCCAATGCCTCCTTCGAGGACGATTCGGGTGAACAGATCGACTCGGGGTACACGGATATCAACGTGTCCGGCTCCCACGGGGAGTTATCGTACAGCTACCGCGAGCACGTTCTCTCTCCGAAAGTGACCGAACAAGATCGGGCTGAAATCAGGCTTCGAGTCTACGTTGCCCTCCCCGCGTGCCCAATGCCGGTGGCGCGACCGACCGGTTCCAGCCCACCGACCTGACGCCCTCGGCCGTGTCACATCAGCCGGACGTTGCACGGGTTCAGCAACTGGTTGCGGTCGCTGGGAGAGCGGACCGCGTCACGGTCGCGCACACCCGGCCGGCTAGTTTCTCCGAGACGGCCCTAAACTGAGCGTAGCGCGAGAACGTTTCTGCGGAGGAGCGGATGTTGCGTTTCGAGCTGCCGACCGACCGGATCGAGTACCTGCAACTGGCCCTCCCGTCGAGCGGGCCGGCACTGGTTGTGCGCTGGGGCACGCAAACGTCCCCGTTCACCGTCGCGGCCTGGGACGACATCGGCTCGGACCCCAGTTGGAAGCTCACGGAACGCAATCAGAACCTATCTCCCGACGGACAGTGGGTATCGGTTTTCGATCAGGACGCGGGAAAGGTGCGGGTCACTCGGGTCGGGGACAAGAGCCCGACGGCCGTGGTGAACCGGAGCAAGAAGGCCGAGAACGTTTGGACGGGGGTCGCTCCGGGTGGGACGGCGGTGGCCTGGAAAGACGATACGACGACACTGGTGCGTGCGCTGCCCGGCGGTAAAGAAATCGCGCGGGTGAAGTCCGGCTGGGGCGTCGATTTCCGGTTCTCGCCCGGTGGCCGGTGGCTGTCCGAAACGGGGTTGCAGGTGTTTCGGGTGTTCGACCGCAGCAACAACTACAAGGTCTTCGCCCGCATCAAAACGCCCGACCACGCGCTGGCCGACGTATCGGACGCAATGACAGCGGTCGTCACCGCCAAGGGCAAGGGCGTCGTCGAAGTTTGGGATCTCTCCAGCAAAACGCCGGCGGCTGTTCTCAAGGTTGGCGGGTGGGTATCGGCCCTGGCCGTCTCACCCGACGGGCGCCGGGTACTGACGGGAACCACGAACGGTGACGTGACGTTGTGGGACGCGACCGGGGCCAAGCTGAAGGAGTTCGCGTGGGAGGTGAAGATGCCGATCGCCGCAGTATTCGCCCCGGACGGGACGCGCGCCGCGATCGGCGGTGTCGACACACAAATCGTGGTTTGGGATCTGGATGATTGACCCCGCGCGAAGCATCACGCGGGGATGTGCGGCGCAAGCCGGTCTCGTGCCGGCCGATCGCTGAACCTCCTGGTGACGAGCGAGAGGAGGTTTCTACCGGCCGGCTTACACCGGCCGTTCGCCCGAGCCACTTGACACACCGCGCACCAACCGGCGGGTTCGGTCCGGGCGTCAAGTCTCCTGAGCGGCGCCCGGCGCCGGTGTGCCCCGCGACACGGCCCAGGTGACGACCGCGTACCACAGCAGCACCAGCGGCGGGAGCCAGACGAACGACGCGCTGTCCCGAATGGAAAGCCCCGCTAGGTTCAAGGCGATGTACCCCGCGGCCCCGCACAGGAGTTGCCGCCGCGTACCACCTCGAATCAGCCGGGCCGCGCCCGCCACGATCGGCACGAGCAGGACGATCTGGTCGTGCTCCCACGCCCCATACGGGGCCGCGATGAAGCCCGCCAGCACCAGCCCGGGCAATTCGGCCGCCCAGTCCCACGACCGGCGCCGGAGCCAGACGTACACGGGTACGACGAGAGCGGCGACCAGGGTCGGGAGCGCTTGTACCCACATCGCCTCCGGAGCGACCGCCGCGCGGACCCGGAAACCGATTAGTGGGGGCTCCCAGTTCGCGAGGCCGGGGGCACCGGCCGCTCCCCGCCGCAAGAGGGCCGCGACGTAGTCGGCCCACACTCCCGGGTTGAGAACCGTTGCGACGGCCACTGCCGATAGCCCACCGAGCAGCCCCCAGCCCAGCATCCGGCGGGTTCGGGCGGACCAGACGGCGTGGGTCGCGAGCGCCACCCAGAGCGGAACGAACAGGTGGGGCTTCAGCGCCGCGAGCGCGGCCACCGCCGCAAGTGCCGCCGGACCGGACGCACCGGCCGCCAGAAAACCGGCGGCCCCGAGCAGCAGCCACCCACCGCTCTGACCGGTTTGGACGAGATACATGAACGGGTAGAAGGTCAGCGCCAGGAGCGGAACCCCGAGGCGCCCGCCCCGCGGACCGCGGTACGCGTCCCAGAGCCGGTCGGCAGCCGCTCCCACAGCCATCAGTTGAGCCAGCAGCCAAGCGAACTGTGCGGTCCGCGGCGGCAGGAGGCCGAACGGCGTCACGAGCGGCAGGCTCCAGGGCGGGTTCCACATTAGGACCGGGACCGCCTCCGTCCGGTTGGCGGACCGCTGGAGGGCCAACAAGCGGTCCGGGTCGTATGGGTTCTCGCCCGCCGCGTTCAGCCGCCCGGCCGCCCAATATTGGAGGAAGTCCCGAGGCGGGAGGAACGCCGGGTCGCGGTAGAAGCGGTCGAGCAGAGCCGCGGTCAGCCCGACGACCACAACCACCCCAACGACGAGTGGCAGCCACCGACGAACCCGGGCGATAGAGAGCGGAGGCGGCTGAAGCATAACGATTAGCTAATGGTGGGTGATCCCGGATCGTCCGATCGGCTGTACAATTTTTGAACGGGGCTCCGCGCGGCCCTCTGTGCCGGCGTCCACCCGGCACCTCGTACCTGTTCTACAACTCTTCATCCGCCCGGGGCGCCCCGGTTGCGGCCGGCATTGAAGGCGCGTGACGGCCGTACCTGTCCCCTGGGAGCATATCGACCCGAGGGGCAGCGCCCGAAGCGAAAGCAACAACATTCGTGTGCAATTCTGATTCCACTCTGCTCCGCGCCCTCTCGTGCCCTCTGCGGTGAAAACGCCGCACACGTTTTTCAAATTATTTATCCATATTTTCACTAGTGATCTAGATATCGCACCCGCCGCTCGGGTACAATGCCCGGACGGGGTGTTGCGCGCGAAAGCCACGCAGTACCCGTGTCGGTGCGAAGGGCGAGAGGGTTGATGCGGGTGTTAGCAGGCGCGGGGAGAAAATGGAGTTTTCCCCGGCGAAATTGAAGG
This region of Gemmata massiliana genomic DNA includes:
- a CDS encoding ABC transporter ATP-binding protein, translating into MIRVHELTKTFGEVTAVAGITFAVEPGEIFAFLGPNGAGKTTTIQMLTTLLRPTSGSITIDGLDPATHPLEVRRRFGIVFQDPSLDHDLTARENMDLHGVLYHVPRKVRVERTQTLLTLFELWDRRNDRVKTFSGGMKRRLEIARGLLHTPKILFLDEPTLGLDPQSRNQLWTHVKHLNGTEGVTVFLTTHYMDEAERVAGRIAIIDHGRIVAQGSPQELKQQTGTESLEQAFLALTGTSIRDESAGSADQMRQMARMWRK
- a CDS encoding glycoside hydrolase family 15 protein, coding for MPYQPIENYGVIGNMRTAALVGLDGSIDWLCLPRFDSPSVFGALLDDKKGGFFRIAPTAERVRHKQYYWPDTNVLVTRFLHPDGIAEVEDYMPVGVGTPVDEQLVRRVRVVRGRLPFALECRPAFDYARAQHDTHVNEHGARFDGPGLSLGLAASVPLRRDRDGVAGAFTLGEGESATFVLRTIDRDAAPGRCPGTGEAEERFRATVAYWQRWLGRCTYHGRWRETVHRSALALKLLTYEPTGAIVAAPTTSLPEGVGGHRNWDYRYCWLRDAAFTVYAFLRIGFADEAARFMDWLGARWKEHESHCGAPLQLMYAVDGRSDLTEYELPHLDGYMGSRPVRVGNGAHGQLQLDVYGELMDAVYLHNKYARPVSYDSWVSLRGLVDWVADNWDRPDEGVWETRGARKDHVYSRFMCWVALDRGLRLADKRSLPANRAKWLAARDAVYEQVMARGWSDTRKSFVQSYGADNLDAALLLMPLTFFMAPDDPRMLATVDAIRTPATKGGLAADGLVYRYDYKATHDGLEGSEGTFNMCSFWLVEALTRAGKTDPARLEEARLRFEQMLGYGSPLGLFGEQTGPSGEALGNFPQGFTHLALISAAFNLDRALGTR
- a CDS encoding sigma-70 family RNA polymerase sigma factor yields the protein MRPPQKTWTPDRFDWNYFTAYPTARRVVIVAQTTEMIRALTRGMAAEASTEPDPELIRRFLGSGGEDVFEILVRRHGPMVYRVCRRVAGHEQDAEDAFQATFLVLARNLRALRHVPSLASWLHGVARRVALKAKARVAALKRREQRAAAPESTAHVDPAWSDVGAALDEELGRLPERWRLPLVLCYLEARTQDEAARELGWGKSTLRRRLTEARAALAARLAQRGVWPTVLAGVLVSDCTSPAALPRELVGPTVGAAAAIASGRPGPTVAAGVSNLTEGVFTVSRLKLKVAALVAAVLVLGAGAPLRVSSAELPAGPAGVEEIRTADGPGPQKADTKPADELERWQGRWRVTTAAINGKDRKDERIGLAEIVVTGKKVTLRFRHGSPTEGASVDGELELIPIKAKKGALADPGFIVHMLIPVTGNYHFTNGQLVICYYEPGSEEGAERPAGFGSQEGSKRELYRLERVVDKEPPAQLTPKKRAQAPGEFGEGPEPAVPDLSGRWQGDEWGQIELAMTKRGTYVGTYTDTFGPVKGSVTLEWVPREQRFHGTWGEGKDRFGTISVRLHGREIRGAFTTDPASRISPGSPALSDLKWVPQPTR
- a CDS encoding ABC transporter permease, whose protein sequence is MAVVYALWLREVKRYLRSRAQVLASLGQPLMYLLVLGFGLGPVFERAGQGDYLQFVAPGVVGMTILFSSIFSGAGLLWDRQFGFLKETLVAPVPRIQIMVGRTLGGATTALAQGTLVLTVCLIAGFRPHDAAGGLLGALFMALIAVVFAALGTIIGATLKDMQGFQLVMNFLVMPIFFLSGALYPLSNLPAALTVTTRLDPLSYGVDGLRGAFINQSHFGLGTDFAILAVLAGVFLALGARAFSRLQV
- a CDS encoding formate/nitrite transporter family protein, with product MAYVTPAELASKMIDAGEAKIFMSTRDTLIRAFMAGAILALAAAFAVTITVNTKEPLAGALLFPVGFCMLYLLGFDLLTGVFTLAPLALLDRRPGVTVGGVLRNWGLVFVGNFAGAMLVAVFMAITFTFGFSEEPNAIGQKIGQIGESRTVGYAAHGAAGMLTLFVRAVMCNWMVSTGVVGAMMSTSVSGKVITMWMPILVFFYMGFEHSIVNMFLFPSGLMLGGNFTWGDYFIWNEIPTVLGNLVGGLTFVGATLYVTHYKTSPARVATTTVAPAAVATRSASPVLESPVPAPRQQDECLVG